A single Macrobrachium nipponense isolate FS-2020 chromosome 5, ASM1510439v2, whole genome shotgun sequence DNA region contains:
- the LOC135215614 gene encoding fibropellin-1-like — MKPAQWNTCDYVIDTNGCYGKDCACCRQGGCTRKDVCKNNGGFCFDTTSNYACPGTSYKNGCEGANCSCCFPDPTTCIKLDTCGINGGCIKGTNVSNCYGIIDKPSCLGTDCTCCRDCTRNQQCTAASGYCYNNQSTYSCSGTIYKQGCTESQCYCCVSDTSICIKLPNCESAGGSCLKRTSWTTCNGSVDSTTCLGTDCACCKPGVCTPKPICTNNGGYCFDTTSGHVCSGTQYDDGCDGTATCSCCFPDPNVCIELDACGGDRGTCVKDSALATSCFGVPYPEHCLGNDCVCCQDCTPNTQCSDNGGFCYYSQSAYSCSGNIYQEGCSEATCHCCINDTSLCIELPNCENAGGTCMKPDEWNTCVGEVDSTDCLGTDCACCKPGVCTPKPICQTNGGYCFDTTSGHVCSGTQYDDGCDGTATCSCCFPDPNVCIELDACGGDRGTCVKDSALATSCFGVPYP; from the exons ATGAAACCTGCACAATGGAACACTTGTGATTACGTAATTGACACAAATGGCTGCTATGGAAAAGACTGCGCTTGCTGTAGGCAAGGAG GTTGTACAAGAAAGGACGTCTGTAAAAACAACGGTGGTTTCTGCTTCGATACCACCAGTAATTATGCATGCCCTGGAACCAGCTATAAAAATGGATGTGAAGGCGCAAACTGCTCTTGTTGTTTCCCAG ATCCTACAACATGCATCAAACTGGATACATGTGGCATTAATGGTGGCTGTATCAAAGGAACTAATGTGAGCAATTGCTATGGCATAATTGACAAACCAAGCTGCCTTGGTACTGACTGCACTTGTTGCAGAG ATTGTACGCGAAATCAGCAGTGCACTGCTGCTAGTGGTTACTGTTACAACAACCAGAGTACCTACTCTTGCTCAGGCACTATCTACAAACAAGGATGCACTGAATCTCAATGTTACTGCTGTGTTTCTG ATACTTCCATCTGTATCAAATTACCTAATTGTGAGAGCGCTGGCGGATCGTGCCTGAAACGAACAAGCTGGACAACTTGCAATGGCTCAGTTGACTCAACTACCTGCCTTGGCACTGATTGTGCCTGTTGCAAGCCAGGAG TTTGTACACCAAAACCCATCTGCACGAACAATGGAGGTTACTGCTTCGACACCACTAGTGGTCATGTATGCAGTGGAACCCAGTATGACGATGGGTGTGATGGTACAGCAACCTGTTCTTGTTGTTTCCCAG ATCCCAATGTTTGTATCGAATTAGATGCATGTGGTGGCGACCGTGGCACATGTGTGAAAGATTCTGCCTTGGCAACAAGTTGCTTTGGCGTACCATATCCAGAACATTGCCTAGGAAACGATTGCGTTTGTTGCCAGG ATTGCACACCTAACACCCAGTGTTCTGACAACGGAGGCTTCTGCTACTACAGCCAGAGTGCCTACTCATGCTCAGGCAATATCTACCAAGAAGGATGCAGTGAAGCAACCTGTCATTGTTGCATTAATG ATACTTCCCTCTGTATTGAATTACCCAACTGTGAAAATGCTGGTGGAACATGCATGAAACCAGACGAATGGAATACTTGTGTTGGAGAGGTTGACTCAACTGACTGCCTTGGCACTGATTGTGCCTGTTGCAAGCCAGGGG TTTGTACACCAAAACCCATCTGTCAGACCAACGGCGGTTACTGCTTCGACACCACTAGTGGTCATGTATGCAGTGGAACCCAGTATGACGATGGGTGTGATGGTACAGCAACCTGTTCTTGTTGTTTCCCAG ATCCCAATGTTTGTATCGAATTAGATGCATGTGGTGGCGACCGTGGTACATGTGTGAAAGATTCTGCCTTGGCAACAAGTTGCTTTGGCGTACCATATCCCTAA